In Lentilitoribacter sp. Alg239-R112, the following proteins share a genomic window:
- a CDS encoding helix-turn-helix domain-containing protein, which translates to MTQALTVQQDTKLASYRPSTSPEAIKQAQHYAEVRARLRARAKVKQIEYMESTSLQEEAPKPKEHLWVRQYRERLARKAALKAHEKRMRRERLEALEAADMENAIPLDRVTIKQIQDFVLLQDWNAPKASYKRGSGTFIDLTAKRRTKEFVIVRQAAMYICKKLTIRSFPEIGRKFGGRDHTTVLHAVSKIQTLIYKEQFLMNGELFSLERLEI; encoded by the coding sequence ATGACCCAAGCACTCACAGTACAGCAAGACACAAAGCTTGCATCATACCGCCCATCAACTTCGCCAGAGGCCATAAAGCAAGCGCAGCACTATGCGGAGGTAAGAGCTAGATTGCGTGCTCGAGCTAAGGTTAAACAGATAGAATATATGGAAAGCACATCATTGCAGGAAGAAGCTCCCAAACCAAAGGAACATTTATGGGTTCGCCAGTACAGGGAGAGACTTGCAAGAAAGGCAGCACTTAAAGCTCATGAAAAAAGAATGCGCCGTGAAAGACTTGAAGCGTTAGAGGCTGCGGACATGGAGAATGCAATCCCGTTAGATAGGGTAACAATTAAGCAGATCCAAGATTTTGTTTTATTGCAAGATTGGAACGCACCAAAAGCAAGCTACAAACGCGGTAGCGGAACTTTTATTGATTTAACAGCTAAGCGCCGGACTAAGGAATTTGTGATTGTTCGACAGGCGGCCATGTATATTTGCAAAAAACTTACTATTAGATCTTTTCCTGAGATTGGCCGTAAGTTTGGCGGACGGGACCATACAACAGTTCTCCACGCCGTATCTAAGATTCAAACGCTAATCTACAAGGAGCAATTCCTTATGAATGGTGAACTTTTTTCACTTGAGAGATTGGAAATCTAA
- a CDS encoding helix-turn-helix domain-containing protein translates to MSIEVMTLISKCDLMPSGCKFVAIALANYADENGECFPSVKRLSKYTNQSDKTVRDHLSKLEEIGFISRERIRRKDGTLSVHKYRFKLQNIQRQLSPAVNLASGENGHSPAVKTTAQEPSKEITINNKKQTKKSGDDRFEEFWEAFEDKRGKQGALKVWMRKKLDKIADQVISGALIYRTTRGPEQRYWKQAQGWLNDGRWEDELAPPQALSVQGNKFGNKTPSTGMMFLEMAKRAEEMGQ, encoded by the coding sequence ATGAGCATAGAAGTAATGACTTTAATTTCTAAGTGCGATTTAATGCCAAGTGGCTGCAAGTTTGTAGCAATTGCATTGGCTAATTATGCCGATGAAAACGGGGAGTGTTTCCCATCTGTAAAACGGCTTTCAAAGTACACAAATCAGTCTGATAAAACGGTACGAGATCACCTCTCAAAATTGGAAGAAATTGGCTTTATTTCACGTGAAAGAATACGCCGAAAAGATGGCACTTTAAGCGTTCATAAATACCGTTTCAAGCTTCAAAACATCCAGCGGCAACTTTCGCCAGCGGTAAATCTCGCCAGTGGCGAAAATGGTCATTCACCAGCGGTGAAAACTACCGCGCAAGAACCATCAAAAGAAATAACCATCAATAATAAAAAACAAACAAAAAAATCGGGTGATGATCGATTTGAAGAGTTCTGGGAAGCTTTCGAAGACAAACGAGGCAAGCAGGGTGCATTAAAAGTTTGGATGAGAAAGAAGCTCGACAAGATTGCAGATCAAGTCATTTCAGGAGCCTTAATCTACCGAACCACAAGAGGGCCAGAACAGCGTTATTGGAAACAAGCGCAGGGCTGGTTGAATGATGGCAGATGGGAGGATGAGCTAGCGCCACCTCAAGCCCTGTCAGTGCAAGGAAATAAATTCGGGAACAAAACACCATCAACAGGAATGATGTTTCTGGAAATGGCGAAGCGTGCAGAGGAGATGGGCCAATGA
- a CDS encoding RusA family crossover junction endodeoxyribonuclease translates to MTRIELPMPPSVNVMYSNARKSRIKSPAYRTWLQEAGLLLNTQHPKPISGAVEVYIVLVAQSKHRQDADNRVKAVLDLLTTHKIIEDDSSDYVKDLRVRWMDSGPACVVTISSISKENAA, encoded by the coding sequence ATGACCCGTATAGAGCTACCCATGCCGCCAAGTGTAAACGTGATGTATTCCAATGCACGAAAGAGCCGGATTAAAAGTCCTGCATATCGAACTTGGTTACAAGAGGCTGGCTTATTACTCAATACACAGCATCCTAAGCCTATCTCTGGTGCTGTAGAGGTTTATATCGTCCTCGTTGCCCAATCGAAGCACAGACAAGACGCTGACAACCGCGTGAAGGCTGTATTGGACCTTTTGACCACGCACAAAATCATAGAAGACGATAGCAGTGATTACGTAAAAGATTTGCGCGTTCGCTGGATGGATTCCGGCCCTGCATGTGTTGTCACTATTTCATCAATATCAAAGGAGAACGCAGCATGA